In Polaribacter pacificus, the genomic window TATTTTCTTCAACAGTTAATTTTCGAAAGACAGAAGCTTCTTGAGCTAGATATCCAATACCTTTTTGGGCTCTTTTATACATGGGGTCTTTAGTGATTTCTAAATCATCTAAATAAATATGTCCATCATTGGGCTTAATCATCCCAACAATCATGTAAAAAGAAGTTGTTTTTCCAGCTCCATTTGGCCCTAATAAGCCCACAATTTCTCCTTGAGAAACTTCTAAAGAGATTCCTTTAACAACCTTGCGGTCACCATATAATTTTTGGATATTATCAGCTCTTAAAATCATTTTCTATATCTCGTATCTGTTTGTCCTTTAGCAATAATTGTAAAGGTAAAGAATTCTAAAGTTTCGGGTTCTTAAAGAACTATTAAATAGTACAACCCTTAGTTTGTACTATTTTGTGCTTCTAAGGCCTCCCAAAATTCATAGGCTCTTCTTAAATGTGGAATCACGATTGTGCCTCCAACAAGTGTTGCTATAGACATGGTTTCCATCATTTCTTCTTTGCTTACACCATTTTTATAGGCAGTTTCTAGATGGTAAGCGATACAATCATCACAACGTAACACAGCAGAAGCCACCAAACCTAGTAATTCTTTGGTCTTTTCTGGTAAATGCCCTTGACTAAAGGCATTGGTATCTAGATTAAAAATTCTTTTAATCACCTTGTTGTCTGTACTCAAGAGCTTCTCGTTCATTTTTTGACGATAGGCATTAAACTCTTCAACTTTATTTGGCATTTTTTTCTTGTTTTTTAACTACAATATTAGCGATATAAATACTTACTTCATATAAAATAACGATAGGGATAGAAACAATAATTTGTGTTCCTACATCTGGTGGCGTGATAATCGCAGCTAAAATCAAAACAACTACAAAGGCATGCTTGCGATACTTTCTTAAAAATTCGGGTGTCACCAAACCAATTTTCGCTAAGAAATAGATTAATACAGGCAATTCAAAAATTAACGAAACACCAAGTAAGGTATTGGTAATTAAGCTAATGTATGAGTTCATTGTAAAGTTATTTACAATCATGTCACTAATTTGATAGCCGTAAAAAAACGAAACTGACATGGGTGCAATCACATAGTAACTAAATAAAACACCAATAAAAAACAACAACGAAGCAATGAATAAAAACCCTCTAGATCTTTTTTGTTCGTTTTCATGCAATCCTGGAGCAATAAAGCGCCACATTTCCCATAGTATATATGGAAATGAAACAATAATACCTAACACAAATGAGATCCATATAGAACTCATAAATTGTTGGGTCAATTCTAAAGATTGTAGTTTTTGAGGGAAATTAACATTGCAAAAACCACTTTCTATACCTATACTGGCAAAAATTTTGCAAAAAAACTGGTAGGTAACAAAATCAGGTTTTAAGTGGGCAATCAAAAAATTATTAAAGACTTGTTTTTGAAAAATAAAAGCAACAACTGCAACCAGCATAATGGCAACAGAGCTCCTTACCAAATG contains:
- a CDS encoding carboxymuconolactone decarboxylase family protein, encoding MPNKVEEFNAYRQKMNEKLLSTDNKVIKRIFNLDTNAFSQGHLPEKTKELLGLVASAVLRCDDCIAYHLETAYKNGVSKEEMMETMSIATLVGGTIVIPHLRRAYEFWEALEAQNSTN
- the tatC gene encoding twin-arginine translocase subunit TatC — its product is MSKEQKEMSFLGHLEELRWHLVRSSVAIMLVAVVAFIFQKQVFNNFLIAHLKPDFVTYQFFCKIFASIGIESGFCNVNFPQKLQSLELTQQFMSSIWISFVLGIIVSFPYILWEMWRFIAPGLHENEQKRSRGFLFIASLLFFIGVLFSYYVIAPMSVSFFYGYQISDMIVNNFTMNSYISLITNTLLGVSLIFELPVLIYFLAKIGLVTPEFLRKYRKHAFVVVLILAAIITPPDVGTQIIVSIPIVILYEVSIYIANIVVKKQEKNAK